From one Rattus rattus isolate New Zealand chromosome 15, Rrattus_CSIRO_v1, whole genome shotgun sequence genomic stretch:
- the LOC116884875 gene encoding protocadherin gamma-B5-like — protein sequence MREGAAERRRGHRRPMLLPFLLPLFCPALSEQIRYKIPEEMPIGSVVGNLAKDLGFGVQELPTRKLRISSEKPYFTVSSESGELLVSSRLDREQICGKKPVCSLEFEAVAENPLNFYHMSVELEDINDHTPKFAHTSFELQISESAQPGTRFILEVAEDADVALNSLQNYKLSLSPSFSLVNKEKQDGRKYPELVLEKILDREQQSYYRLVLTALDGGDPPLSGTTELRIQVTDANDNPPVFDQEVYRVRLPENVPPGTTVARVTATDKDEGVNSEITYSFHRAEQVFGLNSKSGEITTQRTLDFEETKEYSIVVEARDGGGLVAQCTVEINIQDENDNKPEITVHSLLETIPENAPPGTLISLIKIHDRDSGENGEVNCRLDSEAPFKIISSSKNSYKLMTDRALDRELTPEYNVTIMATDGGKPPLSSSTKVTLHVGDVNDNAPLFHQASYLVYIAENNPPGASIAHVSASDPDLGSNGHVSYSIIASDLEPKSLWSYVTVNAQSGVVFAQRAFDHEQLRSFQLTLQARDQGSPALSANVSMRVLVGDRNDNAPRVLYPALEPDGSALFDMVPRAAEPGYLVTKVVAVDADSGHNAWLSYHVLQASDPGLFSLGLRTGEVRTERALGEKDAARQRLLVGVRDGGQPPLSATATLLLVFADSLQEALPDLSDRSLPPDPQAELQFYLVVALALISVLFLLAVILAIALRLRHSSSPSVWSCFQPGFCSESKPVVFPNYSEGTLPYSYNLYGAHAGKTECNFLKCSEPLSSGQGLLCPESSGALFPLCDSSEPTSHPEPLTPVSSV from the coding sequence ATGCGGGAGGGCGCTGCTGAGAGACGCCGGGGACACAGGCGGCCAatgctccttcccttcctgctgcctttgttcTGCCCCGCGCTCTCTGAGCAGATCCGTTACAAGATCCCCGAGGAAATGCCCATCGGCTCGGTAGTGGGAAACCTCGCCAAGGACCTGGGCTTCGGTGTCCAGGAGTTACCGACGCGAAAGCTACGTATCAGTTCTGAGAAGCCTTACTTCACTGTGAGCTCAGAGAGCGGGGAGTTGCTAGTGAGCAGCAGGCTGGACAGGGAGCAGATTTGCGGGAAGAAGCCGGTGTGTTCTCTGGAGTTTGAGGCTGTTGCTGAAAATCCTTTGAACTTTTATCACATGAGCGTGGAGCTGGAGGACATTAATGACCACACACCAAAATTCGCGCACACATCTTTTGAATTGCAAATAAGTGAGTCTGCTCAACCGGGTACTCGGTTCATTTTAGAAGTAGCAGAAGATGCAGATGTTGCCTTAAATTCCCTACAGAATTATAAGCTCTCTCTTAGCCCTAGTTTCTCGCTggtgaataaagaaaaacaagacgGTCGTAAATACCCGGAATTAGTATTGGAGAAAATTTTAGACCGCGAGCAACAGAGTTACTACCGATTAGTCCTGACAGCCTTAGACGGCGGGGATCCTCCCCTAAGTGGCACCACCGAGCTTCGGATCCAAGTCACTGATGCCAACGATAATCCCCCTGTGTTCGACCAGGAAGTATACAGAGTCCGCCTTCCGGAGAACGTGCCCCCAGGCACAACCGTAGCACGCGTGACAGCTACAGACAAGGATGAGGGCGTGAATTCGGAGATTACTTATTCCTTCCACAGAGCTGAGCAAGTGTTTGGCCTAAATTCAAAGAGTGGAGAAATTACAACACAGAGAACACTGGATTTCGAAGAAACCAAAGAATATTCTATAGTAGTGGAAGCGCGGGATGGCGGAGGCCTGGTTGCCCAATGTACAGTTGAAATTAACATTCAAGATGAAAATGACAACAAGCCAGAAATTACAGTCCATTCTCTGTTAGAAACGATTCCAGAAAACGCACCTCCGGGAACACTAATATCTTTGATCAAAATACATGACAGAGATTCTGGGGAAAACGGGGAGGTTAATTGTCGACTAGACAGTGAGGCGCCCTTTAAAATTATCTCTTCTTCCAAAAACTCATATAAGTTGATGACAGATAGAGCCTTAGACCGAGAACTGACTCCAGAATACAATGTCACCATTATGGCCACTGACGGGGGCAAGCCACCCCTTTCCTCCAGCACAAAAGTCACCCTACACGTTGGTGACGTCAATGACAACGCTCCGCTCTTCCACCAGGCCTCCTACTTGGTGTACATAGCCGAGAACAACCCTCCTGGAGCCTCCATCGCTCATGTCAGTGCCTCCGACCCAGATTTGGGATCCAATGGTCATGTCTCCTACTCCATCATAGCCAGTGACCTGGAGCCTAAATCGCTGTGGTCCTATGTGACCGTGAACGCGCAGAGCGGAGTGGTGTTCGCACAGCGCGCCTTCGACCACGAGCAGCTCCGCTCCTTCCAGCTGACACTGCAGGCGCGCGACCAGGGATCGCCCGCGCTCAGCGCCAACGTGAGCATGCGCGTGCTGGTGGGCGACCGCAATGACAACGCGCCACGCGTGCTGTATCCCGCTCTCGAGCCCGACGGCTCTGCGCTCTTCGATATGGTTCCGCGCGCCGCCGAGCCTGGATACCTGGTCACCAAGGTGGTGGCGGTGGACGCCGACTCCGGACACAATGCCTGGCTGTCTTACCATGTGCTGCAGGCCAGCGACCCCGGGCTCTTTAGCCTGGGGCTGCGCACAGGCGAAGTGCGCACAGAGCGTGCCTTGGGCGAAAAGGACGCTGCGCGGCAGCGCCTGTTGGTTGGTGTTCGCGATGGTGGGCAGCCGCCCCTCTCAGCCACCGCCACACTGCTTCTAGTATTCGCTGACAGCTTGCAGGAGGCCCTGCCAGACCTCAGTGACCGCTCACTGCCCCCTGATCCGCAAGCCGAGCTGCAGTTCTACTTGGTGGTGGCCTTGGCCTTGATTTCTGTGCTTTTCCTCCTGGCTGTGATTCTAGCCATTGCACTTCGACTGCGACactcctccagcccctctgtgTGGAGCTGCTTTCAGCCTGGATTTTGTTCTGAATCTAAACCGGTGGTTTTCCCCAATTATAGTGAGGGTACTTTGCCGTATTCCTATAATCTGTATGGTGCACATGCTGGAAAGACCGAGTGTAATTTCCTAAAATGTAGTGAGCCATTGAGTTCAGGACAAGGCCTTCTTTGCCCTGAGTCTTCCGGGGCCTTGTTTCCACTTTGTGATTCCAGTGAGCCGACTTCCCACCCGGAGCCTCTAACGCCGGTGAGTTCCGTTtga